ATTTAAGGCGTTTGCAATTTGTTTAGGGGAATATGCCTCCATTTCTTCACTCCCTTTTTAAAGTAAAACCTTCGAGTGCTACATTAACATATTTCAAATAAAACCCCTAATATATAAAGGTAGGGAAGTAGAAAACCGAAAGATTGCATGAATGTTATATGATAATAGTATAAACATTTTAGGAGTGATAAATATGGAGAAGAACATAAAACTTATGGATGAATCTGAATTAAAGGTTGGTTTAGTTGGAAATCCCAACTCTCCAACAATCATGCTTCCAGTTGCTAAAGAATCTGTATATGGACAAGAAGCCGAAAACTTAAAGTTGTGGGGAGTAGACCCCGAATCAGGAAAACATTTTATTGAGGGGCTCGTGGACAAGTTTCAGATTCTATATTTCGACTACGAAGGACACCGTTTGAAACACCCGAACCCTGAGAATCTCACACCCGAAAATTTAGTAAAGGATTTGTTAATAATCGCCGATGAAATGAACGTTAAAAAGTTTAGCTATTACGGATATTCTTGGTTAGCTTTAGTTGGATTACAATTAGCCATTCGGACGGATAGATTAGAAAGCTTAATCATGGGTGGTTTTCCACCAATAGATGGTCCATATAAAGAAATGATGGTGGTAACAAATAAAACATACGAGCAAGCTTTGTATAATCAGAATTCTCCTGTTATTAAGGAACATGATCATATTAATCCAGAAAAGGTTGATTGGGATAACATACAGGTAAAGATTGACACGAATCAAACTAAACAATTCGTTACAATGTACAAAAATTTAATGGAATTTGATGATCGTGAAATCCAGCATAAATTAGTCATTCCAAGATTGGCGTTTGCCGGGGAAAAAGACACTATTGTTTATGGAGAAAACTTTGGCAGTGTAACAGTAGATATTATTGGTATACTTCAAAAAAATAAACAAGAGTTAGAACACCTTGGATGGGATATAGAAATCATAAAAGGAAATGATATGGATCACACCAAAGCTATGCAACCTGTAACGGTGCTGTCATTGATAAAGCACTGGTTGATTAAAAGTTTGAATATAACTCGTTAAATATAGTAATCCGATACCCTAATCTCACAGAATCACAAAGGATGAACAACTTGACAGACCTATTATTCCTCCCAGACCTTAGAGCAATAGAATCGCCACAAGAAAATGAAACTGACATGATGTTTAAAGTGGAAGCAATCGAACCACCTGAACGGTGTCCTGAATGCGGTTTTGACAAACTGTACAGACATGGTTCAAGAAAGCAACTAATTATGGACTTGCCCATTCGTTTAAAGCGAGTGGGTTTACAATTAAATCGAATAAGATATAAGTGTCGCAAATGTGATTCTACCTTTTGGGAACGCCTTATATCTTTAGATGAAAAGCGTAGCAAAAGGGGGAAGCATGGGGACGGTTCTTGTGCTTTCGTTGGTAGGTGGCAAGTAACGGAAGCAAGAGAACCGTCCCTCCGCTTCTTTTAAAACCTTCTATTGTCACTCGTTCATATATTCCGCGTAAAAGTAAACCTCCGGGTCCTAAAAAAATCCCTCGAACTAATAGTCCGAGGGAACATAAAACACACTTCAATATTTAGTTAAAAATCACAAATCCATTGATACCACGCTATTTCAACTCTATCAACGCCACGCACTCCACATGATGTACTTAGGCTATTCTACACATCGCTATATAGTAGTAATAACACTTGTATTCCCGTAGCTTGTCATCTTTTCTGTCAAGTCAACATAACAATTTTGATTAGGCTATTTAAAATAACTAAACTTTAACTGCCTATAATCTCATTTACCTTTTTTAGCCTTATTCCATTCTATTTTTAGATAAATTCGAATTATATTTCTCAATTTAACCAAGTTACTAGCTAATTCTTCATTGAATCTTTTAATTTCGCTTACCTTTGCTTGCGCATCATCGTATTCTTTCTCAGTTTCTTCATTATACTTATATTCTGTGCTAGTGTAATTCCTTCCATCTATTTCAATATCCTCTTGATAAGCGATACCAACTATATTATCTTGCAGTTTAGAACTTACATAATCAAGTCGTGCTTCGGCTTGAGATAAATCTCCGCTTTTAACATTTTTATAATACTTGATAAATTCATCGGATAACTTTATTAAAAATTCAACAATTAAGTGATTCTTTCCCTCGTTGCTGTTTGTGTCTAAAATATCTATCTCTTTTTCTGTATTTATTTCATGCCCAAAAAATAATATCAATCTTTCAATTTTTTCCCGTACTTCAACAATAATCTTTTCTAACTTTTTTGGATCATCCTCATTCAGTGACGCAGAATAAGTAGAAATAATCTCAGCTGTAACGTTTCTAACATTTTGAATCCACTCTACTCTTGCATTTGCATTTTGCAACTTTGAATTTTGTTTTATTGTATAAATAGTAGTAAAAACCAAACCAATAAAAGATAGTACCGCAGCAAAGATAGCAATAGTTTCTGTTGTAATAAGTGAATTTTTTTGAGCCAACTCATTGTGAACATTTAGAAATTGAGTCATTGCTTCAATTAAACTTGATATATCATCCATATATTTATCTCCTCTTTTTAAATTCCGTTTTGTATATTCCCAACCAGTTGCTTATCTTTACTATTTTTGCTACTGTATTTACTACCTTTCCTCTTACTGCCATCTTCACCTTTTACAACATTACTTCTCTTTATCTTTTCTTCTTGCACCGCTTCAAACTGCTCTTTTGAAATGATCGCTGGATGGTTATTTTCAGATACAAAATGTTCTTCATACTCATTAGAATGAAGCAACCTTACGACCCCGATATATTTCTCGTTACTCAGCATAACGTCAATCGTTCGTTTACTCCACTTCTCTTTTCCTGTTGGTGTTTTTATCTCTCTTTTTTCTAGTTCTCTTTTTATGCCTATAATACTGTGTCCTTGCAAATACAAAGAGAAAATCAACCGAACATTTTTAGCTTCGTTTTTCTTAATGATTAGTTCTCCATCTTCATCATTTTCATAGCCATAGCATTTTCGATTGTATAATTTTGATGTTCCCTGTGCTGCATGACGTCTATAACCCCATTTAATATTTTCACTACGAGATTCGTTTTCTGCTTGTGCAATCGATTCGATAATCGAAATCATCAATTCACTATCTGTATCAGCCGTATCAAGTCCCTCTTGTTCAAAAATCACACGAACTCCATGCTCTCGCAACTTATTAAGTGACTCTAGTACTTCAACTGTGTCACGACCAAATCGGCTAATATTTTTCGTGATGACAATTTCAATATTTTTCGCCTGACAATCTTCTAACATACGCGTATATTCTGCACGTTTTGATCCTTTTTTCCCTGAAGCAATATCTATGTATGTATCAACAAGTAACCAATTTTGTGTAGCGGCAATTAATCGTGTAAGTGCAGATACTTGATTTGTTAAACTATTTAATTGTTCCGTGCTGTTTGAACTTACCCTGCAATATATCCCTACTCGTCTTTCACGTCTAATAGGTCTTGGTGGAATGAAATGTACACTTCGGTTCTCAGACATTTTCTTATACTCCCTACAATTTTATTTAGACTAATCATAAGTAACACACGTTTTATCAATGTTGATTAGTCTAAATATAACATATTTTTACCCATTCATCTATCCTGTCAACTCCACTACTGGAAATCTATTCTGTCAACTCAACCCAAAATTTCAGGCATTTAAACCCCAACAACAGAAAGGGTTCCACCCGTTTATTCACATAAAATAAACCTAGGCGAAACCCTAAAAACCTTATTCTATCAACACTTCAATAACTCTTATTCATCCACCCTAGACATCAATGCTACCAACTCGACATGTGCCGTATGCGGGAACATATCCACTGGCTGCATATATTCGATTTTGTATAGGTCACTGATCGTTTGTATGTCTTTGGCCAGGGTGGATGGGTTGCATGATACGTAAATAATGCGTTTTGGTTTGGTTTTTTTTATTGTTTGGAGCAGGCGTTCGTCGCATCCGGTTCTTGGGGGATCGACGATGACGATATCTGGTTTGAATCCTTGTTTGCTCCATTTTGGCAGCCATTGTTCGGCGGTTCCAACTTCGTATGTGGCGTGGGTGACTCCGAATTTTTTGGCATTTTCGCGGGCGTCTTGGATGGATTCTGGGATGACGTCCATGCCACGGATTTCGGCTGTTTGGTCAGCTAGCCATAATCCGATCGTTCCGACTCCGCAATAGGCATCGACTATTTTTTCCTGTCCGGTTAAGGCTGCGGCTTTTTTTACTTCATTATATAACTTAACGGTTTGCTCTGGATTTAATTGAAAAAAAGCGCGGGCTGATAATTCATATGTAAAATCTTGTAATTGCTCATCGATGACTTTTTTTCCAGCGAGATGAATCGTTTCTTCGCCAAAGATAAGGGATGTTTTCTTTGGATTGATATTTTGCATGATCGACTGTACTTCGGGTAATCGTTTTTGAATTTCTTGAACAATTAACTCCTTTTTAGGCAATTCTTTTTTCTTTGTAATGAGTACCACTTGGACTTGGCCTGTTTTTGTTCCAACTCGGGTCATGATTGTACGGACGAGTCCTTTTTGATTGCGTTCATTGTAGATCGGTATGTTGAAATCCATCAAAATCTGCTTGACCACTTTTGTCACTTCATTTGTGGCCGGATGCTGAACGAGGCAATCTGGGATATCAATGAGCTGATGGGAGTTTAGTCCGTAAAGACCCGCGATCACTTTTCCCTTTTGCTCTCCTAATTGAAATTGGCTTTTGTTCCGATAATTCCAAGGGTTGTCCATTCCAATCGTTGGACGAATATCTAGTTTTTCCACTTGAAGTTTCGTATGCCGTTGTAATGCCTGGATCAGTATATCCCTTTTTTCAACAAGCTGTTGGTCATATCGTAAATGTTGAAGTTGGCAACCTCCGCATTGTTTGTAAATTGGGCATGGTGGTTGGGTCCGGAATGGTGAAGCTTTCCGGATTTTATTAATTTTCCCCTCTGCAAATTTTGGTTTAACATTCGTTGCTTCAACGACAACCTCTTCTCCTGGAAGTGCTCCTGGTACGAATACGACTTGTCGTTTGAAATAGCCGACCCCTTCCCCGTTAATTCCTAGACGTTTGATCGATAAAGG
This genomic interval from Oikeobacillus pervagus contains the following:
- a CDS encoding alpha/beta fold hydrolase → MEKNIKLMDESELKVGLVGNPNSPTIMLPVAKESVYGQEAENLKLWGVDPESGKHFIEGLVDKFQILYFDYEGHRLKHPNPENLTPENLVKDLLIIADEMNVKKFSYYGYSWLALVGLQLAIRTDRLESLIMGGFPPIDGPYKEMMVVTNKTYEQALYNQNSPVIKEHDHINPEKVDWDNIQVKIDTNQTKQFVTMYKNLMEFDDREIQHKLVIPRLAFAGEKDTIVYGENFGSVTVDIIGILQKNKQELEHLGWDIEIIKGNDMDHTKAMQPVTVLSLIKHWLIKSLNITR
- a CDS encoding recombinase family protein, whose protein sequence is MSENRSVHFIPPRPIRRERRVGIYCRVSSNSTEQLNSLTNQVSALTRLIAATQNWLLVDTYIDIASGKKGSKRAEYTRMLEDCQAKNIEIVITKNISRFGRDTVEVLESLNKLREHGVRVIFEQEGLDTADTDSELMISIIESIAQAENESRSENIKWGYRRHAAQGTSKLYNRKCYGYENDEDGELIIKKNEAKNVRLIFSLYLQGHSIIGIKRELEKREIKTPTGKEKWSKRTIDVMLSNEKYIGVVRLLHSNEYEEHFVSENNHPAIISKEQFEAVQEEKIKRSNVVKGEDGSKRKGSKYSSKNSKDKQLVGNIQNGI
- the rlmD gene encoding 23S rRNA (uracil(1939)-C(5))-methyltransferase RlmD; translation: MKQKQINIKEKQTFPLSIKRLGINGEGVGYFKRQVVFVPGALPGEEVVVEATNVKPKFAEGKINKIRKASPFRTQPPCPIYKQCGGCQLQHLRYDQQLVEKRDILIQALQRHTKLQVEKLDIRPTIGMDNPWNYRNKSQFQLGEQKGKVIAGLYGLNSHQLIDIPDCLVQHPATNEVTKVVKQILMDFNIPIYNERNQKGLVRTIMTRVGTKTGQVQVVLITKKKELPKKELIVQEIQKRLPEVQSIMQNINPKKTSLIFGEETIHLAGKKVIDEQLQDFTYELSARAFFQLNPEQTVKLYNEVKKAAALTGQEKIVDAYCGVGTIGLWLADQTAEIRGMDVIPESIQDARENAKKFGVTHATYEVGTAEQWLPKWSKQGFKPDIVIVDPPRTGCDERLLQTIKKTKPKRIIYVSCNPSTLAKDIQTISDLYKIEYMQPVDMFPHTAHVELVALMSRVDE